The following are from one region of the Candidatus Methylomirabilis sp. genome:
- a CDS encoding (Fe-S)-binding protein: MSGARHASLFVTCLVDLFLPEVGQAIAAVLARAGVRLDCPPGQTCCGLPLFNNGYREEARRVYETAARRFAGEGPVLVPSGSCAWMLRVGAPELYPPGSPRAAAAFALRVFEFSEFFGETLGCPDLGSTGSGRVTYHASCHLLRGLRVADPPRQILRRLRGVEFAPLDQEEECCGFGGTFAVKLGAVSTAVMGQKLASIARSGAGILTACDAGCLIHLRGGLARVKSPVRAIHLAELMAAGLPR; the protein is encoded by the coding sequence ATGAGCGGGGCCCGCCACGCCAGCCTCTTCGTCACCTGCCTGGTGGACCTCTTCCTGCCCGAGGTCGGGCAGGCCATCGCGGCGGTCCTCGCCCGGGCCGGCGTGCGCCTCGACTGTCCGCCGGGCCAGACCTGCTGCGGCCTCCCTCTCTTCAACAACGGCTACCGGGAGGAGGCCCGCCGCGTGTACGAGACCGCCGCACGGCGCTTCGCCGGGGAGGGGCCGGTCCTCGTCCCCTCCGGGTCCTGCGCCTGGATGCTCCGGGTGGGAGCTCCGGAACTCTACCCGCCCGGCTCCCCCCGGGCGGCCGCGGCCTTCGCGCTCCGGGTCTTCGAGTTCAGCGAGTTCTTCGGGGAGACCCTGGGCTGCCCGGACCTGGGCAGCACGGGCTCCGGCCGCGTCACCTACCACGCCTCCTGCCACCTGCTTCGGGGCCTCCGGGTGGCCGATCCGCCCCGCCAGATCCTGCGCCGCCTCCGGGGCGTCGAGTTCGCCCCGCTCGATCAGGAGGAGGAGTGCTGCGGCTTCGGCGGCACCTTCGCCGTGAAGCTGGGGGCGGTCTCGACGGCCGTGATGGGCCAGAAACTTGCCAGCATCGCCCGGAGCGGCGCCGGGATCCTCACGGCCTGTGATGCCGGGTGCCTGATCCACCTGCGAGGAGGGCTCGCCCGGGTGAAGAGCCCCGTTCGCGCCATCCACCTGGCCGAGCTGATGGCCGCGGGGCTGCCGCGGTGA